In the genome of Acidovorax sp. 69, the window CTTCCCCCTTCTCTCGGCTTCGCCGGGAAGGGGGACGCAGCCCTCGCGGCGGGGCGGCCCTTGCTCGGCTGCCCTGGCTTGGGTAGCGCCAGTTGCATCGGTCGCGCCATTTTTTAAGCGAAATATTGCTCTAGCGCTTTATTAATAAGCGCTAGAAGCTATCAAAAAGATAGTCCCATGATTTCCCTTCGTCGGCAGTTCGCCACGCTTCTCTTGGTCTTGCTTGCGGCAATTTCGATGGCGCAGCCCGCCCGTGCCGCCACAGGGGCCTACGAGGCCGAACTGCCTGCGGAACTCTCTACCGCGCGCGACATGTGCGCGCTGGTGCCGTGCAAGGACGTGTTTCCCGGCGCCAGCCATTTCTCTGAACGCAAGGGCCAGCCGCCCTATGTGGAGGCCTACGACAACGACAGCGCGCAAAAGAAGCTGCTGGGCTACGTGATGCTATCCACCGACATCACGGACACCCCTGCCTACTCGGGCAAGCCCGTGGTCACGCTGATCGGCATGGACACACAGGGCCGCTTTGTGGGCGTGAAGGTGCTCAAGCATTCCGAGCCCATCCTGCTGCTGGGCATCCCTGAATCCGCACTGCTCAAGTTCAACGCCCAGTACCTGGGCAAGTCGGTGGCCGACAAGATCGAGGTCGGCCAGTCGCGCCCCGATGAGAACGTGCTGGGCCTGGACGCCATCTCGGGCGCCACCGTCACCGTGATCGCGCAGAACCAGGTCATGATGGCCTCGGGCTCGGCCGTGGCGCGGCAGGTGGGCATCCTGGCGCCCACGGTGCGCGAGCCCGCACGCTATGCCGAAACCGGCAAACGCCTCACCTGGGCCGAACTGGTGCAACAAGGCACCGTACAGCGCCTGCGGGTGCTGCCCGAACAGGTGGGCCTGGACAAAGGCCCTGACCCGTTCATCGAACTGTGGTTTGGCGACCTGAACCACCCCGACATTGGCAAAAGCGTGCTGGGCGAGAACGGCTGGAACAACCTGCGCCTGCAGCTCAAAGAGGGCGAACATGCCTTCTTCATCATTCGCACCGGCGGCAAGGAATCGTTCAAGGGCTCGGGCTTTGTGCGCGGCGGCATTTACGACCGCGTGCAGGTGCGCCAAGGCGCCGATGCGTTCACCTTCCGCGACCTGGACGCGCTCAACCTGTATGGCATCGAGGCCGCTGGCGCGCCCAGCTACAACGAGTCGGTCATCTTCATCCTCCGCTCGCCCGCATTCTCGGCCGCCTACCCGTGGAAGCTGAGCTTTCTGGGCAATCGGGTCGACCGTGCCACGGGCACACGCAGCTTCACCAGCTTTGACACGCCCTACTGGCTGCCCGCTGCCACGCTGCAAGGCGGGCGCCCCACCATCGACGAGCCTGATGCCCCCTGGGTGCGCGTGTGGAAGTCGCGTGCGCTGGAGATTGCACTGTTTGCCGTGCTGCTGATCGCCGTGACGGTGGTGTACGCCCTGCGCGAGAAGCTCACACGCCTGTCCACCCACAAGAACAAGTGGCCCGTCAACGCCTTCAAGTACAGCTTCTGGGCACTCAGCATTGGCTGGATCGGCTTTGGCGCGATGGCGCAGCCCTCCATCACGCAGGTGCTGACCTGGTTCCACGCGCTGCTGTTCCAGTGGACCTGGTCGCTGTTCCTGTCCGACCCGTTCATCTTCCTGTTCTGGATCTTCATCATCGTCACCGTGTTCCTGTTCGGGCGCGGCCTGTTCTGCGGCTGGATGTGCCCGTTTGGCTCGCTGCAGGAGGGCATCTACAAGATCGCGCGCGCGGTGGGCCTCAAGCGCTTTCAGACCCAGTTGCCGCAGAAGTGGCACGACCGGCTCAAGTGGGTCAAGTACGCGGTGTTCTTCGGGTTGCTGGTGGTTTCGATGTTCTCGATGGGACTGGCTGAGAGGCTGGCCGAGGTGGAGCCGTTCAAGACCACCTTCCTCGTCGGTGTGCTGAACCGCGCCTGGCCCTACAGCCTGTTTGTGGCGGCCATCCTGGGCGTTTCGATCTTCATCGAGCGGCCCTATTGCAAATACATCTGCCCACTGGGCGCCTCGCTGGCCATGCCCAGCACCTTCCGCTGGTTTGGCCTCAAGCGCAAGCAGGACTGCAACAGCTGCAAGGCCTGCGCCGTGGGCTGCGGCGCGCAGGCGATTGATGCCGAAGGCCGCATCGACCACCGCGAATGCCTGCACTGCCTCGATTGCATGGTGCTCTACACCGACACCAAGGGCTGCCCGCCCCTGGCAAAAGAGCGCAAGCGCCGCGAGAAAGACGGTCTGGAGATCACGCCCATCGGCAAGAACGGCTACTTCATCCCGATCTACCCCGCCACCGTGCAGGACCAGATCTCGGCCAAGGCCGCGAAAGGGCCTGACCCACGCATGCCCACCACACCGGCACAGCCCACCCACAAAGCGGGGGCCCAAGGCCTGCGCTGGATCTGGCTGGAGTTGGTGGACCACCTGTGGCCCTGGAGCCGCGAAGGCTGGGCCTCGCGACGTGCGCTGCAGATCGCGGGCTTCTCGCTCGCCATCGCCGCCAGCGTGGCCTGGGTGATGACCGCCATGGGCACATTGTCGTCGGGCGCCATCATCGGCTGGTGGTTTGGCTGGAGCGTGTACGAGGTGCTGATCCGCCTGTCGGGCAAGCGCTATGTGAAGGATGGCCCGTGGTGGCGCGACCAGTACCGCGTGGCGGGTGTGATGGACATGCTGAGCTACGTGGGCTTCAAGAACCTGCTGATCGGCGCGGCACTGTTCCTGGCCATCAAGACCGTGGTGGGGTTGGCGTGATGAAGCCCCCCCTTGCACTCTGGAT includes:
- a CDS encoding NosR/NirI family protein produces the protein MISLRRQFATLLLVLLAAISMAQPARAATGAYEAELPAELSTARDMCALVPCKDVFPGASHFSERKGQPPYVEAYDNDSAQKKLLGYVMLSTDITDTPAYSGKPVVTLIGMDTQGRFVGVKVLKHSEPILLLGIPESALLKFNAQYLGKSVADKIEVGQSRPDENVLGLDAISGATVTVIAQNQVMMASGSAVARQVGILAPTVREPARYAETGKRLTWAELVQQGTVQRLRVLPEQVGLDKGPDPFIELWFGDLNHPDIGKSVLGENGWNNLRLQLKEGEHAFFIIRTGGKESFKGSGFVRGGIYDRVQVRQGADAFTFRDLDALNLYGIEAAGAPSYNESVIFILRSPAFSAAYPWKLSFLGNRVDRATGTRSFTSFDTPYWLPAATLQGGRPTIDEPDAPWVRVWKSRALEIALFAVLLIAVTVVYALREKLTRLSTHKNKWPVNAFKYSFWALSIGWIGFGAMAQPSITQVLTWFHALLFQWTWSLFLSDPFIFLFWIFIIVTVFLFGRGLFCGWMCPFGSLQEGIYKIARAVGLKRFQTQLPQKWHDRLKWVKYAVFFGLLVVSMFSMGLAERLAEVEPFKTTFLVGVLNRAWPYSLFVAAILGVSIFIERPYCKYICPLGASLAMPSTFRWFGLKRKQDCNSCKACAVGCGAQAIDAEGRIDHRECLHCLDCMVLYTDTKGCPPLAKERKRREKDGLEITPIGKNGYFIPIYPATVQDQISAKAAKGPDPRMPTTPAQPTHKAGAQGLRWIWLELVDHLWPWSREGWASRRALQIAGFSLAIAASVAWVMTAMGTLSSGAIIGWWFGWSVYEVLIRLSGKRYVKDGPWWRDQYRVAGVMDMLSYVGFKNLLIGAALFLAIKTVVGLA